TTACCGTATTTGTAGGGCAATTTAACTAGCTCTGATTTAGCGTTTTTAGTTCATAAATCAGATCCAAAGCCTGTCTTGGGGTTAAGGCATCTGGGTCGATCGTGTCCAGTTTTTCAATAGCAGGGTTCTGGTTGGACAGTAAATCAAGCTGACTAGCGGCTGGTGCTTGCGGCAGTTGCATATCGTTCGTACTGCGATTGGCCTCTAAATCAGCTAATTTGGCTTTAGCCATTTTTACTACATTTTTAGGTACACCGGCGAGCGAGGCTACTTGTAATCCGTATGAGCGGTTGGCTGCGCCTTCTTGTACGGCATGCATAAAACTAATCGAATCACCGTGTTCAATCGCATCTAAGTGGACATTGGCGACATTGTCATGGTCTTGTGCCAATTGCGTCAACTCGAAATAGTGGGTGGCGAATAAGGTTAGTGATTTGATTTTACGTGACAAAGATTCAGCACAAGCCCAAGCGAGTGATAAGCCGTCGTAGGTACTGGTGCCACGGCCTATTTCGTCCATCAATACCAAACTGTTTTCGGTAGAGTTATTGAGGATATTGGCGGTTTCTGTCATTTCCACCATAAAAGTCGAACGACCTGATGCCAGATCATCCGATGCGCCAATACGGGTAAATATGCGATCGATCGGACCTATTTGTGCACTATCGGCAGGAACAAAGCTGCCGATATGCGCCATGATGGTAATCAGAGCCGTTTGGCGCATATAGGTTGATTTACCCCCCATATTTGGCCCAGTAATGATCAGCATCTTACGGTTTAAATCAAACTGCACAGGGTTAGCGATAAAAGGCTCGCTGGTTAATACTTCGACTACAGGGTGACGACCAGCGGCAATACTCAGTCCGGGCTCTGCACGAAACGCTGGACGACAATAGTTTAAACTGTCAGCCCGTTCAGCTAAGTTATTGCTAACATCTAATTTAGCTAACTTTTGTGCTAGCGTTTGTAAACCAGCAATATGCGGTGCGAATTCATCAAACAGCGCTTCGTATAAACGCTTTTCACGCGCAAGTGCTTGGCTTTGGGCGCTGAGCACTTTGTCTTCTAACTCTTTAAGCTCTGGGGTAATAAAGCGTTCTGCGTTTTTAAGTGTTTGGCGACGTATATATTCGGTTGGCGCATCAACCGATTGCGCGCGGCTGATCTCGATAAAAAAGCCATGCACCTTGTTATAACCGACTTTTAAGGTATTTAGTCCGGTACGTTCGCGTTCACGTAGCTCTATTTGCTCCAGTATGCTTTCGGCGCCTCGACTTAACTCGCGTAAGTTATCTAGTTCTTGATCGTAACCTTCGGCTAATACCCCACCGTCGCGAATAACCACAGGCGGGTTTTCAACAATGGCTCGCCCCAATAATTCGGCAAGTTGTTCAAAATATTCAATACCTTGGCCGTAAGTTTGCAAAGCAGCTTCTTGGCTGTCGGCTAATAAGGCTTGCACGCTAGGCACGGTATTTAAGGCTTTACCTAGACGAGAAAAATCACGCGGACGCGCCGAACGTAACGCAACGCGCGACAATATACGTTCAATATCGCCAATCTGTTTTAACTCAGGTTTTAACTCTTCGTACAGGCCTGATTGCTGGATCGCTTCAATTAAATCGAGTCTATGCTCGATCTCTTCAACATTACGCGTCGGCTGCACTAAATAACGTTGCAGTAATCGACTGCCCATGGCCGTAGCCGTTTTGTCTAATACCGAGATCAAAGCGTTGTCGCGACTGCCCGCTAAGGTTTGATTGAGCTCTAAGTTTTTAATGGTGACAGCATCAAGGTATAAGCATTGTTCAAGACGCAAGATCTTGAGCGGCTGTAAATGCGGTACGGCAGTTTTTTGGGTTTCTTTTACATACTGTAAAACACAACCGGCGGCAGGAATGGCTAAATCGTTATCTTGCAAACCAAAACCAGATAAGTCCTGCATTTGGTATTGTTTGCAGATTTGCGAGTGGGAAGTTTTAAACTCAAAGTCCCAATCTGGACGGCGACGGGTACATTTATAGCTATCTAAAATATGGCTATATACAAAGCTTTCAGGATAAAGGATTTCGCTAGGCGCCACTTGCTGCAAGAAAGATTTTAACTCGTCCAACGAATGGACATTAGCCACTTCAAAACGCCCTGTACTGACTTCAATACAGGCAACGCCAAAGTTTTCGTTTTTGTCGGCGTAAATTGACAATAAAAGGTTGTCGCGCAACTCATCTAATAAGGCTTCATCTGTGATGGTACCCGGAGTTAACACGCGCGTCACTTTGCGTTCTACTGGCCCTTTGCTGGTAGCGGGATCGCCAACTTGTTCGCAGATCGCCACAGTTTCACCCAAGTTAACCAACTTAGCTAAATAGGTTTCCACTGCGTGATAAGGCACACCCGCCATCGGGATTGGCTGGCCTGCGGTCTTACCTCTATGAGTTAGAGAAATATCAATTAGCTCAGCGGCCTTTTTCGCATCATCAAAAAATAATTCGTAAAAATCACCCATGCGATAAAAAAGCAGGGTAGTGGGAAAGTCGGCCTTCAAACGCAAAT
This genomic window from Saccharobesus litoralis contains:
- the mutS gene encoding DNA mismatch repair protein MutS; this encodes MSKSPQDLSQHTPMMQQYLRLKADFPTTLLFYRMGDFYELFFDDAKKAAELIDISLTHRGKTAGQPIPMAGVPYHAVETYLAKLVNLGETVAICEQVGDPATSKGPVERKVTRVLTPGTITDEALLDELRDNLLLSIYADKNENFGVACIEVSTGRFEVANVHSLDELKSFLQQVAPSEILYPESFVYSHILDSYKCTRRRPDWDFEFKTSHSQICKQYQMQDLSGFGLQDNDLAIPAAGCVLQYVKETQKTAVPHLQPLKILRLEQCLYLDAVTIKNLELNQTLAGSRDNALISVLDKTATAMGSRLLQRYLVQPTRNVEEIEHRLDLIEAIQQSGLYEELKPELKQIGDIERILSRVALRSARPRDFSRLGKALNTVPSVQALLADSQEAALQTYGQGIEYFEQLAELLGRAIVENPPVVIRDGGVLAEGYDQELDNLRELSRGAESILEQIELRERERTGLNTLKVGYNKVHGFFIEISRAQSVDAPTEYIRRQTLKNAERFITPELKELEDKVLSAQSQALAREKRLYEALFDEFAPHIAGLQTLAQKLAKLDVSNNLAERADSLNYCRPAFRAEPGLSIAAGRHPVVEVLTSEPFIANPVQFDLNRKMLIITGPNMGGKSTYMRQTALITIMAHIGSFVPADSAQIGPIDRIFTRIGASDDLASGRSTFMVEMTETANILNNSTENSLVLMDEIGRGTSTYDGLSLAWACAESLSRKIKSLTLFATHYFELTQLAQDHDNVANVHLDAIEHGDSISFMHAVQEGAANRSYGLQVASLAGVPKNVVKMAKAKLADLEANRSTNDMQLPQAPAASQLDLLSNQNPAIEKLDTIDPDALTPRQALDLIYELKTLNQS